A single Cnuibacter physcomitrellae DNA region contains:
- the rnc gene encoding ribonuclease III, with product MRVTSPQQRAGGDHGASRLLSTLQIDLDRDLLDLALTHRSYSYEHGGIPTNERLEFLGDSILGQAVTVMLYTSYPDLDEGELAKRRASLVSTVALADIGRTIGLGEHIKLGKGEELTGGRDKSSILADAMEALIGATYLDLGPDAATALVLRLVDPLVRDPRRFGISMDPKTALQEAAAERGYGAPVYDIESTGPDHQKTFIATVTLSPTAGSAEPVAETGEGSSKKQAEMNAAAAAFTTLTEG from the coding sequence ATGCGCGTGACCTCCCCTCAGCAGCGAGCTGGAGGAGACCACGGCGCCTCGCGCCTTCTGTCGACCCTGCAGATCGATCTCGATCGGGATCTCCTCGATCTCGCCCTGACGCACCGCTCGTACTCCTACGAGCACGGCGGCATCCCCACGAACGAGCGCCTCGAGTTCCTCGGCGACTCCATCCTGGGCCAGGCCGTCACAGTCATGCTCTACACGTCCTACCCCGACCTCGACGAGGGCGAGCTCGCGAAGCGGCGGGCGAGCCTGGTGTCGACGGTGGCGCTGGCCGACATCGGCCGGACCATCGGCCTCGGTGAGCACATCAAGCTCGGCAAGGGCGAGGAGCTGACGGGCGGACGCGACAAGTCCTCCATCCTGGCCGATGCGATGGAGGCGCTCATCGGCGCCACCTACCTCGATCTCGGGCCCGACGCCGCGACCGCGCTGGTGCTGCGCCTCGTCGATCCCCTGGTGAGGGATCCGCGCCGCTTCGGCATCTCGATGGATCCGAAGACCGCACTCCAGGAGGCCGCGGCCGAGCGCGGCTACGGCGCACCCGTCTACGACATCGAGTCGACCGGGCCCGACCATCAGAAGACCTTCATCGCCACGGTCACCCTGTCGCCCACGGCCGGCTCCGCCGAGCCGGTCGCCGAGACGGGCGAGGGCAGCAGCAAGAAGCAGGCCGAGATGAACGCGGCGGCTGCGGCGTTCACGACGCTCACCGAGGGCTGA
- the rpmF gene encoding 50S ribosomal protein L32, whose protein sequence is MAVPKRKKSRSNTHARRSQWKAEVPTLVKTVENGKTTYSLPHRAKVVEDSAGTPLFLEYKGRKVADV, encoded by the coding sequence ATGGCTGTTCCCAAGCGGAAGAAGTCGCGTTCGAACACCCACGCCCGACGCTCGCAGTGGAAGGCCGAGGTCCCCACCCTGGTCAAGACCGTCGAGAACGGCAAGACCACCTACAGCCTCCCGCACCGCGCGAAGGTCGTCGAAGACAGCGCCGGTACGCCGCTGTTCCTCGAGTACAAGGGCCGCAAGGTCGCCGACGTTTGA